A window of Corallococcus macrosporus DSM 14697 contains these coding sequences:
- a CDS encoding DUF4328 domain-containing protein: MLTQPAVPETAPVCPDHAGAPSTGTCERCGRFLCEQCRLPHSGVCAACAARQVQALPSTRGRAQLASGALVLGAVLTLPVAMLNLWLFASLDNGRPSPEDAASYDLMNGLIAIPTLLTMVTTMVLYLRWLRLSVRTANALGLSNESTGWATFCWFIPLANLVKPFDVVRELWQGVGGDPRRKAQLTAWWATWILGNILTNISTLLAGADTAGATTLDTSLIIGLLSEGLSVAAAVLCIRVIWDIESLLVARRAEAEATLGAATR, from the coding sequence ATGCTGACCCAACCTGCCGTTCCGGAAACCGCTCCCGTCTGCCCTGACCATGCTGGCGCGCCGTCCACGGGGACCTGTGAGCGGTGCGGCCGCTTCCTCTGCGAGCAGTGCAGGCTGCCCCACTCGGGGGTCTGCGCCGCCTGCGCCGCCCGGCAGGTCCAGGCGCTGCCCTCCACCCGGGGGCGGGCGCAGTTGGCGAGCGGGGCCCTGGTCCTGGGCGCGGTCCTCACGCTCCCGGTCGCCATGCTCAACCTCTGGCTCTTCGCGAGCCTCGACAATGGCAGGCCCAGCCCGGAGGACGCCGCGTCCTATGATTTGATGAACGGGCTCATCGCCATCCCCACCCTGCTGACCATGGTGACCACCATGGTCCTCTACCTACGCTGGCTGCGCCTGAGCGTGAGGACCGCCAACGCCCTGGGCTTGAGCAACGAGTCCACGGGCTGGGCCACGTTCTGCTGGTTCATCCCGCTCGCCAACCTCGTCAAGCCGTTCGATGTGGTGCGGGAACTCTGGCAAGGCGTGGGAGGCGACCCTCGACGGAAGGCCCAACTGACGGCCTGGTGGGCCACGTGGATCCTCGGCAACATCCTCACCAACATCAGCACCCTGTTGGCGGGAGCGGACACCGCGGGCGCCACGACGCTGGACACCTCGCTCATCATCGGGCTGCTCTCGGAGGGCCTCTCCGTGGCGGCGGCGGTGCTGTGCATCCGCGTCATCTGGGACATCGAATCGCTGCTCGTGGCCCGCCGGGCCGAGGCGGAAGCAACGCTGGGTGCCGCCACGCGCTGA
- a CDS encoding thymidine phosphorylase: MQPYELIKAKRDGGRLEPADIRAFIEAYTAGTVADYQMAAMCMAIFFRGMDSRELGAWARAMLESGEVLDLSDTPGVKVDKHSTGGVGDKVSLSLAPLAAACGVPVPMISGRGLGHTGGTLDKLESIPGFNVNLPTSEYRRLVREVNCCLIGQTAQVAPADKKLYALRDVTATVDCIPLIASSIMSKKLAEGIDALVLDVKVGSGAFMKRDEDARTLAKTMIGLGAEMGKKVVALLTDMDQPLGRKVGNALEVIEAVDMLRGDAPEDYTEITYALTAEMLVLGKKAATIDEAREKLRKVVEDGSAVRKLKEIVQVQGGDPRAIDDYSLLPQAKATADVVAPRDGFVTGIDTEGVGLAAVALGAGRQRTDSKIDPAVGFTLLKKTGEPVKQGEPVVRVHYNDAAPLENVKARLLAAYQFGDAAPAARPLIRERVE; the protein is encoded by the coding sequence GTGCAACCCTACGAGCTCATCAAGGCGAAGCGGGATGGTGGCCGGCTGGAACCGGCGGACATCCGCGCGTTCATCGAGGCGTATACGGCGGGGACGGTGGCGGACTACCAGATGGCGGCCATGTGCATGGCCATCTTCTTCCGGGGCATGGACTCCCGGGAGCTGGGCGCCTGGGCCCGCGCCATGCTGGAGTCCGGCGAGGTCCTGGACCTGTCCGACACGCCGGGAGTGAAGGTGGACAAGCACTCCACCGGCGGGGTGGGTGACAAGGTCTCCCTCAGCCTGGCGCCGCTGGCCGCCGCCTGTGGGGTGCCGGTCCCCATGATTTCGGGCCGCGGCCTGGGTCACACCGGCGGGACGCTGGACAAGCTGGAGTCCATCCCCGGCTTCAACGTCAACCTGCCGACGTCCGAGTACCGGCGCCTGGTGCGCGAGGTGAACTGCTGCCTGATTGGCCAGACGGCGCAGGTGGCCCCGGCGGACAAGAAGCTCTACGCCCTGCGCGACGTGACGGCGACGGTGGACTGCATCCCGCTGATTGCGTCCTCCATCATGAGCAAGAAGCTGGCGGAGGGCATCGACGCGCTGGTGCTGGACGTGAAGGTGGGCAGCGGCGCCTTCATGAAGCGCGACGAGGACGCGCGCACGCTGGCCAAGACGATGATTGGCCTGGGCGCGGAGATGGGGAAGAAGGTCGTGGCCCTGCTCACCGACATGGACCAGCCGCTGGGCCGCAAGGTGGGCAACGCGCTGGAGGTCATCGAGGCGGTGGACATGCTCCGCGGCGACGCGCCGGAGGACTACACCGAGATTACGTATGCCCTCACGGCGGAGATGCTGGTGCTGGGCAAGAAGGCCGCAACCATCGACGAGGCGCGCGAGAAGCTGCGCAAGGTGGTGGAGGACGGCAGCGCGGTGCGCAAGCTGAAGGAGATTGTCCAGGTGCAGGGCGGAGACCCGCGCGCCATCGACGACTACTCCCTGCTGCCGCAGGCGAAGGCCACCGCGGACGTGGTGGCGCCCCGGGACGGCTTCGTCACTGGCATCGACACGGAGGGCGTGGGCCTGGCGGCGGTGGCGCTGGGCGCGGGCCGGCAGCGGACGGACAGCAAGATTGACCCGGCCGTGGGCTTCACGCTGCTGAAGAAGACGGGCGAGCCCGTGAAGCAGGGCGAGCCCGTGGTGCGCGTGCACTACAACGACGCGGCCCCGCTGGAGAACGTGAAGGCGCGCCTGCTGGCCGCGTACCAGTTCGGTGACGCGGCCCCCGCGGCCCGGCCGCTCATCCGCGAGCGGGTGGAGTAG
- a CDS encoding BMP family lipoprotein, with amino-acid sequence MMLRLHVLALTALLCACSKQKEEAPPSGAQAPAGKTEKKALPVGLVIDVGGRGDHSFNDAALRGLELWAAGKRYEGGKYVDATPDEVRKSLPPHLSAAAATFRALPIQPIVLQSKAQEDYVPNLQLLVDQGARLTVGNGYMLANAVRTSAQENPQAQFLLIDSQVLDAQGKAMKLPNVRTVLFKEQEGSFLVGALAGLVTKTNKVGFVGGIEVPLIQRFEVGYRAGVKTTNAPAAQALMSVYTGSFNNMAAGKQVAQDLISKGADVLFHAAGADGIGVIQAVKEARAAGKRVYAIGVDSDQSHVAPDAILTSMMKHTDLAVYQAAKDLVDGTFGAGEQVLGLKENGVGMAEVRVDFPGKAEALQKVEALRQRIIAGSLQVPALPADLASFQAAAP; translated from the coding sequence ATGATGCTCCGCCTCCACGTCCTCGCCCTCACCGCCCTCCTGTGCGCGTGCTCCAAGCAGAAGGAAGAAGCGCCCCCCTCCGGCGCCCAGGCCCCCGCCGGGAAGACGGAGAAGAAGGCCCTCCCCGTCGGACTCGTCATCGACGTGGGCGGCCGCGGAGACCACTCCTTCAATGACGCGGCGCTTCGTGGCCTGGAGCTGTGGGCCGCCGGCAAGCGCTACGAGGGCGGCAAGTACGTGGACGCCACGCCCGACGAGGTCCGCAAGTCCCTGCCGCCCCACCTGAGCGCGGCGGCGGCCACCTTCCGCGCCCTGCCCATCCAGCCCATCGTCCTGCAGAGCAAGGCGCAGGAGGACTACGTCCCCAACCTCCAGCTCCTGGTGGACCAGGGCGCCCGGCTCACCGTGGGCAACGGCTACATGCTGGCCAACGCGGTGCGCACCTCCGCCCAGGAGAACCCCCAGGCGCAGTTCCTGCTCATCGACAGCCAGGTGCTGGACGCGCAGGGCAAGGCGATGAAGCTGCCCAACGTGCGCACCGTCCTCTTCAAGGAGCAGGAGGGCAGCTTCCTCGTCGGCGCGCTGGCCGGGCTGGTGACGAAGACGAACAAGGTGGGCTTCGTGGGCGGCATCGAGGTGCCCCTCATCCAGCGCTTCGAGGTGGGCTACCGCGCGGGCGTGAAGACGACCAACGCCCCGGCCGCGCAGGCCCTGATGTCCGTCTACACGGGCAGCTTCAACAACATGGCCGCCGGCAAGCAGGTGGCGCAGGACCTCATCTCCAAGGGCGCGGACGTCCTCTTCCACGCCGCGGGCGCGGACGGCATCGGCGTCATCCAGGCGGTGAAGGAGGCGCGCGCCGCGGGCAAGCGCGTGTACGCCATTGGCGTGGACTCCGACCAGTCGCACGTGGCGCCGGACGCCATCCTCACGTCGATGATGAAGCACACCGACCTGGCCGTGTACCAGGCGGCGAAGGACCTGGTGGACGGCACCTTCGGGGCCGGGGAGCAGGTGCTGGGCCTCAAGGAGAACGGCGTGGGCATGGCGGAGGTGCGGGTGGACTTCCCCGGCAAGGCGGAGGCGCTCCAGAAGGTGGAGGCTTTGCGTCAGCGCATCATCGCGGGGAGCCTCCAGGTCCCCGCCCTCCCGGCGGACCTCGCCTCCTTCCAGGCTGCCGCGCCCTGA
- a CDS encoding ABC transporter ATP-binding protein yields MHRGELLAVVGENGAGKSSLMNVLYGLYQPDAGVLTLDGQPVRFKSPRDAIARGIGMVHQHFMLVPTLSVAENVVLGREPTRNGLLDLERAVQEVSATCARFGFQLEPRARVDTLSVGSQQKVEIIKALHRGAQVLILDEPTAVLTPQESDELARVMRGLVAQGHTVVLISHKLKEVLGVADRIAVMRRGRCVAEVRAADTTAEQLAALMVGEGQRAPGAAAPTTTAAHAPGEALLEARGLQATGDNGRPALRGVDLEVRAGEIVGIAGVDGNGQRELAEVLTGLRALTSGGGTLLGGPLRGLTPAQARTRGVGHIPEDRLHRAVVKTLSVEENVALGRHTRPPFAKGPWIDFKGRRERTRALTVAYDVRPPDPEVALRALSGGNQQKVVVARELDARPRLLVVVQPTRGLDVGAVAQVQAKLREARDQGTGVLLVSLDLEEVLALSDRVYVFFEGRVTGHFLRNELDERELGRRMLGTPEPGHA; encoded by the coding sequence GTGCACCGGGGCGAGCTGCTCGCCGTGGTGGGTGAGAATGGCGCGGGCAAGTCCAGCCTGATGAACGTCCTCTATGGGCTCTATCAGCCGGACGCGGGCGTGCTGACGCTGGACGGCCAGCCGGTGCGCTTCAAGAGCCCGCGCGACGCGATTGCGCGGGGCATCGGCATGGTGCACCAGCACTTCATGCTCGTGCCCACGCTGTCGGTGGCGGAGAACGTGGTGCTGGGCCGCGAGCCCACGCGCAACGGCCTGCTGGACCTGGAGCGCGCGGTGCAGGAGGTGTCCGCCACCTGCGCCCGCTTCGGCTTCCAGTTGGAGCCCCGGGCGCGCGTGGACACGCTCAGCGTCGGCTCGCAGCAGAAGGTGGAGATTATCAAGGCGCTGCACCGGGGCGCGCAGGTGCTCATCCTGGACGAGCCCACCGCCGTCCTCACGCCGCAGGAGTCCGACGAGTTGGCCAGGGTCATGCGCGGGCTGGTGGCGCAGGGCCACACCGTGGTGCTCATCAGCCACAAGCTGAAGGAGGTGCTGGGCGTGGCGGACCGCATCGCCGTGATGCGCCGGGGCCGCTGCGTGGCGGAGGTCCGCGCCGCGGACACCACGGCTGAACAGCTCGCCGCGCTCATGGTGGGTGAGGGCCAGCGCGCGCCAGGCGCCGCGGCGCCCACCACGACGGCGGCCCACGCTCCCGGCGAGGCGCTCCTGGAAGCGCGGGGCCTGCAGGCCACCGGCGACAACGGGCGCCCCGCCCTGCGCGGCGTGGACCTGGAGGTGCGCGCGGGCGAAATCGTCGGCATCGCGGGCGTGGACGGCAACGGGCAGCGCGAGCTGGCGGAGGTGCTCACCGGCTTGCGCGCGCTGACGTCCGGAGGCGGCACGCTGCTGGGAGGCCCGCTGCGAGGCCTGACGCCGGCCCAGGCGCGGACGCGCGGCGTGGGCCACATCCCGGAGGACCGGCTCCACCGCGCGGTGGTGAAGACGCTCAGCGTGGAGGAGAACGTGGCCCTGGGCCGGCACACGCGGCCGCCCTTCGCGAAGGGCCCGTGGATTGACTTCAAGGGCCGCCGCGAGCGCACGCGCGCGCTGACGGTGGCCTACGACGTGCGGCCGCCCGACCCGGAGGTGGCGCTGCGGGCCCTGTCCGGCGGCAACCAGCAGAAGGTGGTGGTGGCGCGCGAGCTGGACGCGCGGCCCCGGTTGCTGGTGGTGGTGCAGCCCACGCGAGGCCTGGACGTGGGCGCCGTGGCGCAGGTGCAAGCGAAGCTGCGCGAGGCGCGCGACCAGGGCACGGGCGTGCTGCTGGTGTCATTGGACTTGGAAGAGGTGCTGGCCCTGTCGGACCGCGTCTATGTCTTCTTCGAGGGCCGCGTGACGGGCCACTTCCTCCGGAACGAGCTGGACGAGCGCGAGCTGGGACGGCGCATGCTGGGCACCCCGGAGCCGGGCCATGCCTGA
- a CDS encoding ABC transporter permease — MPERVRQLLPSVLSVLLALAVCWALIALTMEPGTATDAYLQMLWGGIGNWPAYLDGAPATVITRPLGEAAMKAALLTLTGLSVAVAFKVGLFNIGAQGQMLLGALAAAVVGAQVSLPGALHVPAALLGAALAGAAWAGIAGALRIYRGVHEVISTIMLNWVALSLVDNWLVVGPLRGAAEGGQSITGTAEIQATAALPRLLGDGSRLNLGFPLALAAALAVWVWLTRTRSGFETRTVGQGAEAARAAGIPVARRMGLAMALAGAMAGLAGAVLVLGTEGRYPGTLGAPYGFDGIAIALIGNNHPLGATVSALFFGVLRAGGTRMQLLGVHKSFPELIQGLALLFVAGRMVWLALLRRRNAAPAASAEVPRA; from the coding sequence ATGCCTGAGCGCGTGAGGCAGCTCCTGCCGTCGGTGCTCTCCGTGCTGCTGGCGCTGGCCGTGTGCTGGGCGCTCATCGCGCTCACCATGGAGCCGGGCACCGCGACGGACGCCTATCTGCAGATGCTGTGGGGAGGCATCGGCAACTGGCCCGCGTACCTGGATGGCGCGCCGGCCACCGTCATCACCCGCCCCCTGGGCGAGGCCGCGATGAAGGCGGCCCTCCTCACCCTCACCGGCCTGTCCGTGGCGGTGGCGTTCAAGGTGGGCCTGTTCAACATCGGCGCGCAGGGGCAGATGCTGCTGGGCGCGCTGGCCGCGGCGGTGGTGGGCGCCCAGGTGTCGCTGCCCGGCGCGCTGCACGTCCCCGCGGCCCTGCTGGGCGCGGCGCTCGCGGGCGCGGCGTGGGCGGGCATCGCCGGCGCCCTGCGCATCTACCGGGGCGTGCACGAGGTCATCTCCACCATCATGCTCAACTGGGTCGCGCTGAGCCTGGTGGACAACTGGCTGGTGGTGGGCCCGCTGCGCGGCGCGGCCGAGGGCGGCCAGTCCATCACCGGCACCGCCGAAATCCAGGCCACCGCGGCGCTGCCCCGGCTGCTGGGCGACGGCTCGCGGCTCAACCTGGGCTTCCCGCTGGCCCTGGCCGCGGCGCTGGCCGTCTGGGTGTGGCTGACGCGCACGCGCTCCGGCTTCGAGACGCGCACGGTGGGCCAGGGCGCCGAGGCCGCGCGCGCCGCGGGCATCCCCGTGGCCCGGCGCATGGGCCTGGCCATGGCGCTGGCGGGGGCCATGGCGGGGCTGGCGGGCGCGGTGCTGGTGCTGGGCACGGAGGGGCGCTACCCCGGCACGCTGGGCGCGCCCTACGGCTTCGACGGCATCGCCATCGCGCTCATCGGCAACAACCACCCGCTGGGCGCCACCGTGTCCGCGCTCTTCTTCGGCGTGCTGCGCGCGGGGGGCACGCGCATGCAGCTGCTCGGCGTGCACAAGAGCTTCCCCGAGCTCATCCAGGGCCTGGCGCTGCTCTTCGTCGCCGGCCGCATGGTGTGGCTCGCGCTGCTGCGCCGGCGAAACGCGGCGCCCGCCGCCTCGGCGGAGGTGCCCCGTGCTTGA
- a CDS encoding ABC transporter permease, with protein sequence MLEVLHSLLFSTLDAAPALIFAALGAVLSERAGVIAVGIEGMMRVGAFCAAVAALVMPTPLAVVMGMLAGAALAGVHGFLSIRWRSDQVVSGIALNLVALAGGTFLLESLYGPNGTPSIQQLPRWNLPGLSSIPVLGALSGHSAPTYLALLLPFAFQGLLTRTPLGLRLRAVGDKPQAVATLGLSVPALRWGAVLGSGLLAGLGGAVLSTAVLDRFEQHTPAGLGFMALAAMVFGRWTPVGAFLAAAFFAFGNALRIGLVSSAPGLVELIPQGVLLALPYLLTLVVLTLQGQRSSAPAALGTPYEQESR encoded by the coding sequence GTGCTTGAGGTCCTGCACTCGCTGCTGTTCTCCACCCTGGACGCGGCGCCGGCGCTCATCTTCGCCGCCCTGGGCGCGGTGCTCTCCGAGCGCGCGGGCGTCATCGCCGTGGGCATCGAGGGGATGATGCGGGTGGGCGCCTTCTGCGCGGCGGTGGCGGCCCTGGTGATGCCCACGCCCCTGGCCGTCGTCATGGGCATGCTCGCGGGCGCGGCCCTGGCCGGCGTGCACGGCTTCCTGAGCATCCGCTGGCGCTCCGACCAGGTGGTGTCCGGCATCGCCCTCAACCTGGTGGCCCTGGCCGGCGGCACCTTCCTGCTGGAGTCGCTCTACGGCCCCAACGGCACCCCGTCCATCCAGCAGCTCCCGCGCTGGAACCTCCCCGGCCTGAGCTCAATCCCGGTGCTGGGCGCGCTGTCCGGGCACTCGGCGCCCACGTACCTGGCGCTGCTCCTGCCCTTCGCCTTCCAGGGGCTGCTGACCCGCACGCCCCTGGGCCTGCGGCTGCGCGCGGTGGGCGACAAGCCCCAGGCCGTGGCCACCCTGGGCCTGTCCGTGCCGGCCCTGCGCTGGGGCGCGGTGCTGGGCAGCGGGCTGCTGGCGGGCCTGGGCGGCGCGGTGCTGTCCACCGCCGTGCTGGACCGCTTCGAGCAGCACACCCCCGCGGGCCTGGGCTTCATGGCCCTGGCCGCCATGGTGTTCGGCCGGTGGACGCCCGTGGGCGCCTTCCTCGCCGCCGCCTTCTTCGCCTTCGGCAACGCGCTGCGCATCGGCCTGGTGTCCAGCGCCCCCGGCCTGGTCGAGCTGATCCCCCAGGGCGTCCTCCTGGCCCTGCCCTATCTGCTCACCCTGGTGGTGCTCACCCTCCAGGGCCAGCGCAGCAGCGCCCCCGCCGCCCTCGGGACCCCCTACGAACAGGAATCGCGCTGA
- a CDS encoding sensor histidine kinase, protein MLETTETATYRPRVLAVDVESGGMERLCSILAPAGYDVLPAHGLAAAAAAAHASADLVLLDVERPGTDGLATYRRLLDALGSPSLPVLMLTPSADRETRREVLEAGVDDLLITEPLDPLELKVRIHTLLELKAHRERGGQRAEALQDPRVRWVEMERLARVGTLAADVAQNLGRVGEGLQRALEHVRTRATQGLPPDADELKKLGVAGEQMRLHGQHLLSLGPTSPKDIQRFDLRELVPAVVERMRDAGRLGTAEVKVRLPDEAIAVVFNRRQLEQVVVELLANAVDAVEDVTDRPRRIHVGLELPDIFGDFGPRLYVKDTGIGIFEDELQAVFEPYYTTNAPEKGAGLGLTVARTLVEAMGGAVTVQSRVNLGSTFTVELPEQTSSW, encoded by the coding sequence ATGCTGGAGACGACGGAGACGGCGACGTACCGGCCCCGGGTGCTGGCGGTGGACGTGGAGTCGGGCGGAATGGAGCGGCTGTGCTCCATCCTGGCGCCCGCCGGCTATGACGTGCTGCCCGCCCATGGCCTGGCGGCGGCCGCGGCGGCGGCGCACGCGTCCGCGGACCTGGTGCTGCTCGACGTGGAGCGCCCCGGCACGGACGGCCTCGCGACGTACCGGCGCCTCCTGGACGCGCTGGGAAGCCCGTCCCTCCCCGTGCTCATGCTGACGCCCAGCGCCGACCGGGAGACGCGCCGCGAGGTGCTCGAGGCGGGCGTGGATGACCTGCTCATCACCGAGCCGTTGGATCCGCTGGAGCTCAAGGTCCGCATCCACACGCTGCTGGAGCTGAAGGCGCACCGCGAGCGCGGTGGCCAGCGCGCCGAGGCGCTGCAGGATCCGCGCGTCCGCTGGGTGGAGATGGAGCGGCTGGCCCGCGTGGGCACGCTGGCGGCGGACGTGGCGCAGAACCTGGGCCGCGTGGGTGAAGGCCTCCAGCGGGCGCTGGAGCACGTGCGCACGCGCGCGACGCAGGGCCTGCCGCCGGACGCCGACGAGCTCAAGAAGCTGGGGGTGGCGGGCGAGCAGATGCGCCTGCACGGCCAGCACCTGCTGTCGCTGGGCCCCACCAGCCCGAAGGACATCCAGCGCTTCGACCTGAGGGAGTTGGTGCCCGCGGTGGTGGAGCGCATGCGCGACGCCGGCCGCCTGGGCACCGCCGAGGTGAAGGTGCGGTTGCCGGACGAGGCCATCGCCGTCGTCTTCAACCGCCGCCAGTTGGAGCAGGTGGTGGTGGAGCTGCTGGCCAACGCGGTGGACGCGGTGGAGGACGTGACGGACCGCCCGCGCCGCATCCACGTCGGCCTGGAGCTGCCGGACATCTTCGGGGACTTCGGCCCGCGCCTGTACGTGAAGGACACCGGCATCGGCATCTTCGAGGACGAGCTGCAGGCCGTCTTCGAGCCCTACTACACGACGAACGCGCCCGAGAAGGGCGCCGGGCTGGGCCTCACCGTCGCGCGCACCCTGGTGGAGGCCATGGGCGGCGCGGTGACGGTGCAGAGCCGCGTCAACCTGGGCAGCACCTTCACGGTGGAGCTGCCCGAGCAGACGTCGTCCTGGTAG
- a CDS encoding phospho-sugar mutase, translating to MDTSGLKERAEAWRQADPDPSTAAELAALLAKGDWAELEDRFSQDLEFGTAGLRGVLGAGPNRMNRAVIRRTTAGLARYLKAQVPDVATRGVVVGRDARNLSAELAEDTAAVLAAEGIPAHVFPEPVPTPLVAFAALHLDAAAAVMVTASHNPPEYNGYKVYWGNGAQIIPPHDTGIAAAIARVEPANRVPLLPPADARAKGLWRDLPAAIGDAYVRAILGLRVVGRGSESLSIVYTAMHGVGGDWAVRALREAGFPRVTPVAEQQQPDGRFPTVRFPNPEEPGAMDLATATAERVKADVVLANDPDADRLAVMARDADGTLRLLTGNEVGVLLGHYVLTQGAKQGTPHVVTTIVSSAQLGDIARSVGAACDEVLTGFKWIANRALERERAEGTRFVFGYEEALGYTVGTVTRDKDGVGSALVMADLAAWCQARGTTVLGYLEEIQRAHGLYVGAQRNFTFPGAAGAQTIRGIMEAFRASPPTHVGGDAVRAVSDYKKGERGLPPSNVVALALGGGGRVTLRPSGTEPKIKYYFELKETLEGGEPLAQARQRAEARLARFIDAFLGLARERGQPA from the coding sequence ATGGACACCAGCGGACTGAAGGAGCGGGCGGAGGCGTGGCGCCAGGCGGACCCGGACCCGTCCACCGCGGCGGAGCTGGCGGCGCTGCTGGCGAAGGGGGACTGGGCCGAGCTGGAGGACCGCTTCTCCCAGGACCTGGAGTTCGGCACCGCGGGCCTGCGCGGCGTGCTGGGGGCGGGCCCCAACCGGATGAACCGCGCCGTCATCCGCCGCACCACCGCGGGCCTGGCGCGCTACCTCAAGGCGCAGGTGCCGGACGTCGCCACGCGCGGCGTGGTGGTGGGCCGCGACGCGCGCAACCTCAGCGCCGAGCTGGCCGAGGACACCGCCGCGGTCCTGGCCGCCGAGGGCATCCCCGCCCACGTCTTCCCGGAGCCGGTGCCCACGCCGCTGGTGGCCTTCGCCGCGCTGCACCTCGACGCCGCCGCGGCCGTCATGGTGACGGCCAGCCACAACCCGCCCGAGTACAACGGCTACAAGGTGTATTGGGGCAACGGCGCGCAGATCATCCCGCCGCATGACACGGGCATCGCCGCCGCCATCGCCCGGGTGGAGCCCGCCAACCGCGTGCCGCTGCTGCCCCCGGCCGACGCTCGCGCGAAGGGCCTGTGGCGGGACTTGCCCGCCGCCATTGGAGACGCCTACGTGCGCGCCATCCTGGGGCTGCGCGTGGTGGGCAGGGGCTCCGAGTCGCTGTCCATCGTCTACACCGCCATGCACGGCGTGGGCGGAGACTGGGCGGTGCGCGCCCTGCGCGAGGCGGGCTTCCCGCGCGTCACGCCCGTGGCCGAGCAGCAGCAGCCGGATGGCCGCTTCCCCACCGTGCGCTTCCCCAACCCGGAGGAGCCGGGCGCCATGGACCTGGCCACCGCCACCGCCGAGCGCGTGAAGGCGGACGTGGTGCTGGCCAATGACCCGGACGCGGACCGGCTGGCCGTCATGGCGCGCGACGCGGACGGGACGCTGCGGCTGCTCACGGGCAACGAGGTGGGCGTGCTGCTGGGCCACTACGTCCTCACCCAGGGCGCGAAGCAGGGCACGCCGCACGTCGTCACCACCATCGTCTCCTCGGCGCAGCTCGGGGACATCGCGCGCTCGGTGGGCGCCGCGTGTGACGAGGTGCTCACCGGCTTCAAGTGGATCGCCAACCGCGCCCTGGAGCGCGAGCGCGCGGAGGGCACCCGCTTCGTCTTCGGCTACGAGGAGGCGCTGGGCTACACCGTGGGGACGGTGACGCGGGACAAGGACGGCGTGGGCTCGGCGCTCGTCATGGCGGACCTGGCCGCGTGGTGCCAGGCGCGCGGCACCACGGTGCTGGGCTACCTGGAGGAGATTCAGCGCGCGCACGGCCTGTACGTCGGCGCGCAGCGCAACTTCACCTTCCCCGGCGCGGCGGGGGCGCAGACCATCCGCGGCATCATGGAGGCCTTCCGCGCCTCGCCCCCCACGCACGTCGGCGGTGACGCCGTGCGCGCGGTGAGCGACTACAAGAAGGGCGAGCGCGGCCTGCCACCATCCAACGTGGTGGCGCTGGCGCTGGGGGGCGGCGGGCGCGTCACGCTGCGGCCCTCCGGCACCGAGCCGAAAATCAAATACTACTTCGAGCTGAAGGAGACGCTCGAGGGCGGCGAGCCCCTGGCCCAGGCCCGTCAGCGCGCGGAGGCCCGGCTGGCGCGCTTCATCGACGCGTTCCTCGGCCTCGCGCGTGAGCGCGGGCAGCCGGCCTGA
- a CDS encoding TraR/DksA family transcriptional regulator has protein sequence MNAKQREEFKALLLALHAELTEKAPSRIEPNRTDDARIGGDEDEQPLNEMMQAIASNRNRNMDGVLARVLKALGKLREDPDAFGECEECGDELPLGRLRAMPYAELCVTCQGAKDGPKGRATRSKLTDYT, from the coding sequence GTGAACGCGAAACAGCGAGAGGAATTCAAGGCGCTGCTGCTCGCGCTCCATGCGGAGCTGACGGAGAAGGCGCCGTCGAGAATCGAGCCCAACCGCACCGATGACGCGCGCATCGGCGGCGACGAGGACGAGCAGCCGCTCAACGAGATGATGCAGGCCATCGCGTCCAACCGGAACCGGAACATGGACGGCGTGCTGGCCCGCGTGCTCAAGGCGCTGGGCAAGCTGCGGGAGGACCCGGACGCGTTCGGCGAGTGCGAGGAGTGCGGTGACGAGCTCCCGCTCGGCCGGCTGCGCGCCATGCCCTACGCGGAGCTGTGCGTGACGTGCCAGGGCGCCAAGGACGGCCCCAAGGGCCGCGCCACCCGCAGCAAGCTGACCGACTACACCTGA